From one Lycium ferocissimum isolate CSIRO_LF1 chromosome 7, AGI_CSIRO_Lferr_CH_V1, whole genome shotgun sequence genomic stretch:
- the LOC132064963 gene encoding probable CoA ligase CCL6 has protein sequence MSSYTVKVEESRPAADGKPSAGPVYRSIYAKDGLMEMPTCFESPWDFFSESVKKNPKNQLLGRRQVVDKKAGPYNWLTYEEVYDTTVKIGSAIRSRGVNPGDRCGIYGVNSPEWIMAMEACNSQAISYVPLYDSLGANAVEFIINHAEVSIVFAQESKIPAILSCLSKCNSYLKTIVSFGNITSMQKSEAEEHGVGCFSWEEFVQMGSLDHELPQKQKTDICTIMYTSGTTGEPKGVILTNGAFMGEVLSTDQLLVETDKEGTGEDVYFSFLPLAHIFDQIIETYCIYRGASIGFWQGDVRYLIEDLLVLKPTIFCGVPRIYDRLYAGVMEKIEAGGTVKKLLFQYAYNYKLRNMEKGLRQDEAAPRFDRLVFDKIKLAFGGRVRLMLSGAAPLPKHVEEFLRVTCCCSLSQGYGLTESCGGCFASIANVYPMIGTVGVPMTTIEARLESVPEMGYDALASVPRGEICLRGKTLFSGYHKREDLTKSVLVDGWFHTGDIGEWQPDGAMKIIDRKKNIFKLSQGEYVAVENIEGVYSRCPLVTSIWIYGSSFESFLVAVVVPERKPLEDWASSNQETGDFSSLCNNSKARKYILDELNSTARKHQLRGFEMLRAVHLEPIPFDIERDLVTPTFKLKRPQLLNYYKDIIDRLYKEAKQTKLTGSADRLTSFR, from the exons ATGTCAAGTTATACGGTGAAAGTTGAAGAAAGCCGACCAGCTGCTGATGGAAAGCCGTCAGCAGGACCTGTTTACAGGAGCATTTATGCTAAAGATGGTCTCATGGAAATGCCTACTTGTTTTGAGTCACCTTGGGACTTCTTTAG TGAATCAGTtaagaagaatcccaaaaatCAACTGCTTGGCCGCCGTCAGGTTGTCGACAAAAAG GCAGGTCCCTATAATTGGTTGACATATGAGGAGGTTTATGATACCACAGTTAAGATTGGTTCAGCCATCCGAAGCCGTGGTGTTAATCCG GGAGACAGATGTGGCATCTATGGTGTGAACTCTCCTGAGTGGATAATGGCAATGGAG GCTTGTAACAGCCAAGCAATTTCATATGTACCACTCTATGATTCTCTTG GTGCAAATGCAGTGGAATTTATCATAAACCACGCTGAAGTTTCAATAGTTTTTGCCCAAGAAAGCAAGATACCAGCT ATCTTATCATGCTTGTCAAAGTGCAATTCTTACCTAAAAA CTATCGTGAGCTTCGGAAACATTACCAGCATGCAGAAAAGTGAAGCAGAGGAACATGGAGTAGGTTGCTTCTCATGGGAAGAGTTTGTTCAAATG GGAAGCTTGGATCATGAACTTCCTCAGAAACAGAAGACTGATATTTGCACAATTATGTACACTAGCGGAACTACTGGAGAACCAAAAGGTGTCATTCTGACTAATGGGGCCTTCATGGGAGAAGTTCTGTCGACGGATCAACTTCTCGTTGAAACAGACAAAGAG GGAACAGGGGAGGACGTGTACTTTTCATTCCTTCCACTGGCTCATATATTTGATCAAATAATTGAAACATATTGCATATACAGGGGTGCTTCAATAGGATTTTGGCAAGGC GACGTTAGATACTTGATTGAGGATCTTCTGGTATTAAAGCCGACTATATTCTGTGGAGTTCCAAGAATTTATGACCGGTTATACGCAG GTGTGATGGAAAAAATTGAAGCTGGAGGCACAGTAAAGAAGCTACTTTTCCAGTACGCATACAACTA CAAATTAAGGAATATGGAGAAAGGACTCAGACAAGACGAAGCAGCTCCGCGCTTTGACAGGCTGGTTTTTGACAAG ATTAAACTAGCATTTGGTGGACGAGTTCGTCTTATGCTTTCTGGAGCTGCTCCTTTGCCCAAGCACGTCGAAGAATTTCTAAGGGTGACATGTTGCTGTTCTTTATCACAAGGATATG GTCTCACTGAAAGTTGTGGAGGATGTTTTGCATCCATAGCCAATGTATACCCCATGATAGGAACTGTTGGCGTTCCAATGACTACAATTGAGGCAAGACTTGAGTCCGTGCCAGAAATGGGATATGACGCGCTTGCAAGCGTGCCACGTGGAGAAATTTGTCTGAGGGGAAAAACCTTGTTTTCGGGGTACCATAAACGAGAAGATCTTACAAAATCAGTACTTGTGGATGGATGGTTTCATACAG GTGACATTGGTGAGTGGCAACCAGACGGAGCAATGAAAATCATTGACCGgaaaaagaatatatttaaGCTCTCCCAAGGGGAGTATGTGGCTGTGGAAAACATTGAAGGCGTATACTCCAGATGCCCACTTGTTACTTCA ATTTGGATATATGGAAGCAGTTTTGAGTCCTTTTTAGTGGCTGTGGTTGTTCCAGAAAGAAAGCCACTCGAAGATTGGGCCTCAAGTAATCAAGAAACCGGAGATTTTTCATCTCTATGCAATAACTCGAAAGCAAGGAAGTACATTCTGGATGAACTCAACAGCACTGCTAGGAAACACCAG CTTCGAGGCTTTGAAATGTTGCGTGCAGTTCATTTGGAGCCAATTCCTTTTGACATTGAGAGAGATTTAGTTACCCCCACATTCAAACTCAAAAGGCCACAGCTGCTCAACTATTACAAG GATATTATTGATCGACTGTACAAAGAAGCAAAGCAAACAAAGCTGACTGGAAGTGCTGATCGATTGACAAGCTTCAGATGA
- the LOC132064964 gene encoding cold-regulated 413 plasma membrane protein 2-like, translating into MGMKKSYLAMKTDAAVASDLIESDFKEIGVAARKLANHAIMLGGLGFGTSFLKWMASFAAVYLLILDRTNWRTNMLTSLLIPYIFLTLPSILFNLFRGDVGKWLSVIAVVTRLFFPKHFPDWLEAPAALVLLMVVAPSFFADTARGSWIGILICLVIGCYLLQEHIRASGGFRNAFTKANGVSNTIGIVLVMVYPVWALILFIL; encoded by the exons atggggatgaagaagaGTTATTTGGCAATGAAGACAGATGCAGCAGTAGCAAGTGATCTGATTGAATCAGATTTTAAGGAAATTGGTGTTGCTGCTAGGAAGTTAGCTAATCATGCTATCATGCTTGGTGGCCTTGGTTTTGGCACTTCTTTTCTCAAATGGATGGCTTCTTTTGCTGCTGT TTACTTGTTGATCTTGGATCGAACAAACTGGAGGACCAACATGCTCACAAGTCTCCTAATTCCTTACATTTTCTTGACTCTCCCTTCAATACTCTTTAATTTGTTCAG GGGagatgtcggaaaatggttatCTGTGATCGCTGTTGTAACACGCCTTTTTTTCCCAAAACACTTTCCAg ATTGGCTAGAAGCACCAGCAGCATTGGTCCTTCTAATGGTGGTAGCGCCCAGTTTTTTTGCTGACACCGCAAGGGGCAGTTGGATTGGTATATTGATTTGCCTAGTCATTGGCTGCTATCTCTTGCAAGAACACATTAGAGCATCTGGTGGATTCAGAAATGCTTTCACTAAAGCTAATGGTGTTTCAAACACTATAGGAATCGTCCTCGTCATGGTTTATCCAGTCTGGGCATTGATTCTCTTCATTCTGTGA